The Bacillus xiapuensis genome window below encodes:
- a CDS encoding MFS transporter codes for MKSIFRESKNKIIPILLSDLFTSVGSGITMIAIPWYLVNQPGGEKVFGLLTIISTTALFLLSPYFGAVIDKFSQNRLLMLTEGFGASITLLLGILCFLTNYDQIVMVTLPVIGTMITTFYYQVRFALNQSLFKKEQYNNLNSTLEIQTQGASLLVGVLATVAVETIDISYILILNSVAYLVSLTALTILPNIHRKKTVANVKSSRWKDIQEGFNYVKYEKKLMLFLLCAFMPFIGVMVGNYLFPVFVAQYLKANASTMGLLNLFYSSGAIIGSIIIIYVVRKIGSLNTTVIAMLTYTVALACTALFNSVFLFLVFMLFCGAGNSGTRISRNTLMMEIIPQDIIGRVNGFLQAAGLLMRVTLVFIFTLINSMVNVRVSLLTLSVILVLSFIIVFTTRKGITNHSLTLTEKGIDNSNVIQK; via the coding sequence ATGAAATCTATCTTTCGAGAGTCAAAAAATAAAATCATTCCAATTTTACTATCTGATCTATTTACTTCAGTTGGTAGTGGTATAACAATGATCGCTATACCATGGTATCTAGTTAATCAACCTGGGGGAGAAAAAGTCTTTGGTTTATTAACAATTATATCAACCACTGCATTGTTTCTTTTATCCCCATATTTTGGAGCGGTTATCGATAAGTTTTCACAAAATCGATTATTAATGTTAACGGAGGGGTTCGGAGCTAGTATCACCTTACTCTTGGGGATTTTATGCTTTCTAACCAATTACGATCAAATCGTCATGGTAACCTTGCCTGTAATTGGTACAATGATTACTACTTTTTATTATCAAGTGAGATTCGCTCTAAACCAAAGTTTATTTAAAAAAGAACAATATAATAATTTAAACAGTACTTTAGAAATTCAAACACAAGGAGCTTCTCTTTTGGTAGGAGTATTGGCAACGGTAGCCGTAGAGACTATAGATATATCCTATATATTAATCTTAAATAGTGTGGCATATTTAGTTAGTTTAACAGCATTAACTATATTACCTAATATTCATCGTAAGAAAACCGTTGCTAATGTCAAGAGTTCCAGATGGAAAGATATACAGGAAGGATTCAATTACGTCAAATATGAAAAAAAGTTAATGCTATTCCTATTGTGTGCTTTTATGCCATTTATTGGTGTGATGGTTGGTAACTATTTGTTCCCAGTATTTGTAGCTCAATATTTAAAAGCTAATGCAAGTACTATGGGGCTCCTTAACTTATTTTATTCCTCAGGCGCTATCATAGGGAGTATCATCATTATATATGTTGTGAGGAAAATAGGTTCTTTAAATACTACAGTTATAGCAATGCTTACCTACACCGTAGCGTTAGCTTGTACAGCACTATTTAATTCTGTATTCTTGTTTCTGGTCTTTATGTTATTTTGCGGGGCTGGAAACTCAGGAACAAGAATAAGTAGGAACACTCTCATGATGGAGATCATTCCTCAAGATATTATTGGTAGAGTGAATGGTTTTTTGCAAGCAGCAGGTTTACTAATGAGGGTGACTCTTGTATTTATTTTTACATTAATAAACAGCATGGTAAATGTAAGGGTATCACTATTAACTTTAAGTGTTATTCTTGTCCTATCATTTATTATTGTTTTCACAACGAGAAAAGGTATAACAAACCACTCCTTAACATTAACTGAAAAGGGCATTGATAACTCAAATGTAATCCAAAAATAA